The Streptomyces cynarae genome contains a region encoding:
- a CDS encoding sigma-70 family RNA polymerase sigma factor — MRKDSAVADERKRPRARHRMTSSSASSTEPDEELMRALYREHAGPLLAYVLRLVAGDRQRAEDVVQETLIRAWKNAGQLNRATGSVRPWLVTVARRIVIDGHRSRQARPQEVDPSPLEVIPAEDEIDKALWLMTLSDALEDLTPAHREVLVETYFKGRTVNEAAETLGIPSGTVRSRVFYALRSMKLALEERGVTA, encoded by the coding sequence GTGCGCAAGGATTCCGCCGTGGCTGATGAACGAAAGCGGCCCAGGGCCCGACATCGCATGACCTCGTCCTCGGCGTCCTCGACCGAGCCGGACGAGGAGCTGATGCGTGCCCTGTATCGAGAACATGCGGGACCCCTGCTCGCCTACGTGCTGCGCCTGGTCGCGGGCGACCGGCAGCGCGCCGAGGACGTCGTGCAGGAGACGCTCATCCGTGCCTGGAAGAACGCCGGCCAGCTCAACCGAGCGACCGGTTCGGTACGCCCCTGGCTGGTGACGGTCGCCCGGCGCATCGTCATCGACGGCCACCGCAGCCGGCAGGCCCGGCCGCAGGAGGTCGACCCGTCGCCGCTGGAGGTCATCCCCGCGGAGGACGAGATCGACAAGGCGTTGTGGCTGATGACACTGTCGGACGCGCTGGAAGACCTGACCCCTGCCCACAGGGAGGTCCTGGTCGAAACGTACTTCAAAGGGCGTACGGTCAATGAGGCGGCCGAAACGCTCGGCATCCCCAGCGGAACGGTGCGCTCCAGGGTGTTCTACGCCCTGCGGTCGATGAAGCTGGCACTGGAGGAGCGGGGGGTGACGGCATGA
- a CDS encoding RNA-guided endonuclease InsQ/TnpB family protein has product MKLVVQVRLLPTPVQAAALEATLHACNEAATWASGVAFDKDVKRNFALREHTYGELKTRWGLGAQAAQHVIKKTCDAYAALKANLSSGNLGRPGSRRYRKATGKPIAFRSQSAQPYDDRMLSWRIDQRKVSIWTVAGRVKDVAFTASPQQLATLALYRRGESDLVCRDGMWFLLATCEVPEAAQNTDPVDFLGVDLGIVNIATTSDGEIMAGRQLNRIRRRERTLRTKLQKKNTPSAKRRLKKRRRKEARRARDINHKIAKHVVAEAERTGRGIALEDLRGIRERVRLRKPQRATHSSWAFAQLGSFIAYKARREGVPVVYVDPAYTSRTCAECGHIDKANRVSQAWFACRSCGFVDHADRNGSRNIRARAWELWRRGAQSTAPASPVAATGGAGRKRHVTASDARCASPVASAAGS; this is encoded by the coding sequence ATGAAGCTGGTGGTCCAGGTCAGGCTGCTGCCGACGCCCGTGCAGGCGGCGGCGCTTGAGGCGACCCTGCATGCCTGCAACGAGGCGGCCACCTGGGCCAGCGGCGTGGCGTTCGACAAGGACGTGAAGCGGAACTTCGCGCTGCGCGAGCACACCTACGGCGAGCTCAAGACCCGGTGGGGGCTAGGAGCTCAGGCGGCCCAGCACGTGATCAAGAAGACGTGCGACGCGTATGCCGCTTTGAAGGCGAACCTCAGTTCCGGGAATCTGGGCAGGCCCGGTTCCCGGCGGTACCGGAAGGCCACCGGCAAGCCCATCGCCTTCCGGTCGCAGAGCGCGCAGCCCTACGACGACCGGATGCTGTCCTGGCGGATCGACCAGCGGAAGGTGTCCATCTGGACGGTGGCCGGGCGGGTCAAGGACGTGGCGTTCACCGCCTCCCCGCAGCAGCTGGCCACCCTCGCCCTGTACCGCAGGGGCGAGTCCGACCTGGTGTGCCGGGACGGCATGTGGTTCCTGCTGGCCACCTGCGAGGTGCCCGAAGCCGCACAGAACACCGATCCGGTGGACTTCCTCGGCGTCGACCTGGGCATCGTGAACATCGCCACCACCTCGGACGGCGAGATCATGGCCGGGCGTCAGCTGAACCGCATCCGGCGCCGGGAACGCACGCTGCGCACGAAGCTGCAGAAGAAGAACACCCCCTCCGCGAAACGCCGCCTGAAGAAGCGAAGGCGTAAGGAGGCGCGGCGGGCCAGAGACATCAACCACAAGATCGCGAAGCATGTGGTGGCCGAGGCGGAACGCACCGGTCGTGGGATCGCCCTGGAGGATCTGAGGGGCATCCGCGAGCGGGTACGGCTTCGCAAGCCCCAACGGGCCACCCACTCCAGCTGGGCCTTCGCCCAGCTGGGGTCGTTCATCGCGTACAAGGCCCGCCGGGAGGGGGTGCCGGTGGTGTACGTCGATCCGGCGTACACCTCCCGCACCTGCGCCGAGTGCGGCCACATCGACAAGGCGAACCGGGTCTCGCAGGCCTGGTTCGCGTGCCGGTCCTGCGGATTCGTTGATCATGCGGACCGGAACGGCTCCCGCAACATCCGCGCACGCGCGTGGGAGTTGTGGCGACGCGGGGCCCAGTCAACGGCCCCCGCCTCACCCGTCGCAGCCACGGGTGGGGCCGGACGCAAACGGCACGTCACCGCCAGCGACGCCCGCTGTGCAAGCCCTGTCGCATCAGCGGCGGGTAGTTGA
- a CDS encoding anti-sigma factor family protein gives MSNLYGGFGTGGPGAVRGGPQGQGDIHETVGAYALGILDDAEATAFEAHLATCDWCAQQLDDLAGMEPMLAALADMPGSHGTPAIGESLSAKPSPRLVERLVDEVSERRAQKRRRSFYLVAAAAALIIGGPVAVMAVNGGDDGNTGHTVAAVSPAKAAFQSMTDKVSATDPTTGVSATIAMQAKDWGTSGAIEVKGVKGPLKCSWVAVGKNGERETLASWSVPQWGYGIPDGKTEESKNPLYVSGAAAFTPNQIDHFELMTFDGKKLVEVKA, from the coding sequence ATGAGCAACCTGTACGGGGGATTCGGCACTGGTGGCCCCGGGGCCGTGAGAGGCGGTCCCCAGGGGCAGGGCGACATCCATGAAACCGTCGGCGCCTACGCCCTCGGCATCCTGGACGACGCGGAGGCGACCGCCTTCGAGGCGCACCTCGCCACCTGCGACTGGTGTGCCCAGCAGCTCGACGACCTGGCCGGCATGGAACCGATGCTGGCCGCGCTCGCCGACATGCCGGGCAGCCACGGCACCCCCGCCATCGGCGAATCCCTGTCCGCCAAACCCAGCCCACGGCTCGTCGAGCGGCTGGTCGACGAGGTCTCCGAGCGGCGCGCCCAGAAGCGGCGGCGCAGCTTCTACCTTGTCGCGGCCGCCGCCGCGCTGATCATCGGCGGCCCGGTCGCCGTGATGGCGGTGAACGGCGGCGACGACGGCAACACCGGACACACGGTGGCGGCGGTCTCGCCCGCCAAGGCCGCCTTCCAGTCCATGACCGACAAGGTCTCGGCGACCGACCCGACCACCGGGGTCAGCGCCACGATCGCGATGCAGGCCAAGGACTGGGGCACCAGCGGCGCCATCGAGGTGAAGGGCGTCAAGGGCCCGCTCAAGTGCTCGTGGGTCGCCGTCGGCAAGAACGGCGAGCGCGAGACACTGGCCTCCTGGTCCGTCCCGCAGTGGGGCTACGGCATCCCCGACGGCAAGACGGAGGAGTCGAAGAACCCGCTCTACGTGAGCGGCGCCGCCGCCTTCACACCGAACCAGATCGACCACTTCGAGCTCATGACGTTCGACGGGAAGAAGCTGGTGGAGGTGAAGGCGTAG